GGCCTCCTCTTCCAGGACGCTCAGCTTCTCCTCGTAGttctcctgcagagctgcaaatTCCCCCTTCCAgtcattttccactttctgGTTCTCCACAGACATTATCAGGTTGACACAGTCACCTCTGGCCTGATACAGATGTGAGGCAGTAGAGTCCATGTGCTTCTTCAGAGCGTTTACTGCAGCTAGAGCAGCGCTTTCTGCAGCCTGCTTTTTCAGAGCAGCTTTCTCTGCCTCATGCTCCTTTATAACTACGTTCTCAGCAGCCAGCTTCTTTagtgcagtgttttcttttgccagagctgagttttcagCAGTCAGCTGTCTCTCTAGATTacttttcactgcagccagagcagcattttgtgcagccacagcagtgttttgtgcagCCTGCTTTTTCAgagctgtattttcttttgccagagctgagttttcagcagtcagctgcctctctagatcacttttcactgcagccagagcagcgttttctgcagccacagcagtgttttgtgcagcctgcttcttcagagctgTATTCTCTTTGgccagagctgagttttcatcagtcagctgcctctctattacttttcactgcagccagagcagtgttttgtgcagccacagcagtgttttgtgcagcctgcttcttcagagctgtattttcttttgccagagctgagttttcagcagtcagctgcctctctagatTACTTTTCACTGCATCTTTTTCAGAGATGATGTGCTTCATCTTCTTGTCAAAGGAAAGCTCCATCGCCTTGACCTGGTTGCACTTGGCGCTCAGCTCCCTTTTCACCCTCTCGATCTGATCGTTTCTAGGACGAGAACTCAATTTGTAGATgtacttttctttgtccttcaaCACCAGCTTCAACTCCTTGAGCTCGTCCTCCAACTCTGTCTGCATGGCTCTTCCAGAGTCAAAGGCCTGCCCCTGTTTGGCGGAATCAATCTGATCCTGCATGGCCTGTTTGTCCCTCTTCCACCTAGCATCATTTCTGGACATCATGCACTTCAGTGCCGCATTTTCATGAGCTAGCTCCATTCCCTCAAATTCCATTTCCTTGATCTCTCCATGGAGGAACTCAATCGTTTTGTGGGAGATTCCACATGATGTACAACggactgaaagacacaaacatacatataacaGGTAAATACACAGTCCCATCATAAGTTTGgatacacagaaaaagacatcttcatcttcatctctaaTGATCCACACTGCTGAATGTAACTTCAACAGTTACATCACTTTCATCAATTCAGACGATTTATCATCCATCCGTTCATTATCTCTCTTAAAACATTGATCATCACATGAAATTGTTACGAGTTAATTTAAATGCTGTTTCTGCATTTCTCTTAAGTACAGTATCTCAACActaaagtgaaagtgaattaTCCTAAACAGAAGCTGCATAATATCCACAGAGACTCATTTCATGGAAAGTATTGTAACACACAGACCGCAACTGTCAGTTCAGACTGAATGTCAGGTGACTGATGTGATGGGTTTATTGaaaattcagacaaaacatgatataatgaaataaaatgtaaggtGGTCTGAATATGTGTAACACTAAAAGTGTCTCCTGATTCGAAAATCTTACCTCGTTTCTTAACCCTTGTGTGGTGTTCAGGTCTGTGGGACCCGTTTTCAATGTttgctaaaagaaaaatgatgcgATTAATAATTTTTCCAACCTGAGACTCATTGGCCTTGGCTCATTTTCTGTGATGAACATATAAAAGAACATATTTTCAGTGACTGTACACCGTACACCCCCCCtacacatttatattacatttatattatgtGGTGTTCGGGTCCACTGGACCCAGAGGTAAGAAAAGTGTGGAAACTGTACATTTCAAGCACTTCTGCTCCCTCATTCCTGCACATTTTACTCTCTGTCTTGCGGGAAACATTCTATATTTTCTCTCACACTATCCCAGCTGCAAATTGGGGGCGGAATACAACAAATACATAGCTTTGACCGTGTGGCTCCTGATCACAATCCACGAAGATGGCGAaaagattctctgctcagagggCCTTAGAAATGATTtttgaagagagagaagctttGGAAGACAATGAAGAGGAAGTGTTTTCAGAATATGAAGATCATATTTCTGTCAATTCAGAGTCTGACCGTGAgtttgaagaagaggatgagaatGACCATCGGCCAGCTCCAAGAAAAAAGCCTGTCCGCAGCCAGCAAGTGGAGAAATATGGATGTCAAAAAATTATAAACTTGAATGGTCTTTTTGCCCAAGGAATGAGCCACCCCGCATGGCTACCAATGTAATAAGGATGCAACCAGTGCCAAGATGGATAGCGGTCACTCATGTACAGGACATCAAGTCTTCTTTTGAACTTTTCATCCTGGATTCCATCCAGAAAATCATTCTAGATTTCACTAATTTGGAGGGACAGCGTGTTTTTGGAGAGAGGTGGAATGAGATGGACCAAACCCATTTATTTGCATACTTTGGGGTTCTTATCCTTGCTGGAGTTTTCAAATCCACAGGGGAATCCACAGAATCCCCTGTGGGAGGCATAAACTGGCAGAGAACTTTTCCGAGGAACAATGTCTCTGGAAATCTTCCAGATTATTTCCAGGATTATCTGCTTTGATAACAGAGAAGACAGACCAGCTCGGCGGCAGAAAGACAAGCTTGCTGCCATCAGGACAGTATGGGACAAGTGGGTGCCCCGCCTCACCCTATTTTACAACCCTGGGCCTAATGTCACTGTTGATGAGCAGCTGATGCCATTTAGGCAGTACATATTGTCTAAACCCGCAAAATACGGAATCAAGATCTGGGCTGCCTGCGGTGCTGCTTCATCGTATGCACGGAACTTGCAAgtgttgctcatgttgtgtaGACTGCCAGAGTGTGTTCAATTTATAATTGAGTTCcaagaaataaacatcaatactgatatttgttttttccacctATATCTTGATTGtacttgatttttcttttgtaattgCATTTTATCACAAAAAACGAAAAGCActtttattcataaatgtgaTTTAACAGGGGTAAATGACAAATATTATCCATATATGCTGTCTATATTGCTTGTTAttaggataaagaaaacatctgttaaGTATTTTTACAAAAATTGTTATTGCTGTATTGATTGAAAGACCCAATAATGCAGTGGGTCCACCAGACCCGCAAACACTGGCTGAGCGACCAAAACATGAATACCACACAAGGGTTAAGTTGTGTCCCTTCTTCATCTTGGCTGAACACAGCCGTAACACGGTAGCAGTGTTGAATATGAAGGGTCAGGTTGGAGCTGTTATCCTGTCGCCGTCTCAAACTCAACTGACAAATTTCTCCTCCAGAGTTCAATAAATACTGATTGCATTGAATATCAAAGACATCAAAGACATCAGAGCCCAACATTCTAGAAATATTTGCATGAGGGTTTCAAATGTGACATCAAAGGAACAGTTGGCTACACAATACAGGCCCTCATGCCTGTgttcaatagggcctcccactgtctcctactgttcaGTGCTTGGGCCCTAACTAGAACACAGGCATGAGGATTTCAAATGTGACATAAATAGAACAGTTGgctacataaaaacaacattgaatAAAATATCCGTAGGtcttgaatttcctgcaaagtttcatgatcttttgagcatgtctagttattattatcaccctcatgaattggctttttgagggcttcaacatgctcaaaaatattctaaagtttgcagtaaattagaaagtggtgaaaatttacgtattctggagtatttggaaatgggcgtggcaaaatggctcaacagcgccacctggaacgcagcccctaggtttccccTCGACCGATCTTCACCAAAATCGAAACTAGTGTTTCAATTGAACTTTTCATcttaaaacatacaaaaggtcctaaaacacaaacatatcacacacaggacacaacaattaaacatttgtgcaaaactattttatttacaaaacaaaatggcaTAAAGTGACAGCAGGGCAGCCACATACATGCACAGCTCAGACGGATGTAGTGCTAGCTTAGATTTACCACGACAGGTAAACTTCATCCAGTCAGCAAGGACCCTTGAAAAGCACTACAGGAGGCCAAGGacaatttaaagataaaatgacTTTAACGTATGAGTATAGAAGATTTTTTCCCCTCCAAAATCAATGAACACAATTCATTAGACTCTGTTCCCAATGCCAAGAGAGGCTCCCAGTAATTTTTTAACAATAGATTTGTTTCTCACACAGCACAAAGACTGGTCCCTTCTGACAGGAGGTTTCAGGTCCCGTATACCCCACTACCAGCACGGTTATGAGTCACTCATGACAACTTGAAACTAGACATTTTGACCCAAGGAGAGGACGGGGTCGTCCTCTGAGGCTGAAATGCATGGCACATCACAGATACAGTGCAAAGTTTCAACATTACATTTCAGATTGAAGCCAACAATGGCATCCCCTTCTTTtagtttcaaaatgttttgaatgaaCCATAGATCTGCCACCCAGAGATTTTATGTAGCACCAGAGATTTTTTCAGCATGTTTATATGTCTGCACCTTCATGAATTAAAATGGAGCTCAGTGAGGTATGCCTTAAGGAGCCCTGCATCATATATGCAGTTCTTTATGACACTGTGGCCTTCACCGTGTGGTCTTTTAGCATGACCCCCCCTTTTCACAATCAAAGTGTTAACAAAACTGAGCTTGGCCTCTGGATTACTATACTCAATCAATCACTCAAGCATATTGACAGCATCATTTAGAATAAGGACATACAGTGAATGATACAAATATGATGTTAAACTTTCTAAAAGGCTGACGTCTGCCCCTGTGCCGAACAAAAgctaacacacagacatgcacgcATATATACGTACACACTCAGTGGAATCCTGATGTCTATACCAAAAGCCCTCTAACCACTCAAGATGCAGCTTTTGCTTCTTGCCCCTCTCCTGGGGCAGTAAACACTGTTGTATCGATCACCCATCCCTCGTACAGAAGAGTCACAGTACGTTCATCACACTCACACTTGGATGTCCTGTCTTTCAGTGTATGATAATACATGGAAGtaatgaaaaatttaaaaaggacCATGGAGAGCTTAGAGGACAGTGACTGAGGGGCGGTCAGTTTGTGGGAGTAGTGAGGGACAAAAGCAGAGACAGGAGGTATCAGGATTTGAAGGTATCACCCAGCCGGATCACTGAGTGGTAGGGGTGGGACTTTATCGAGATTGGGTCCAGGCAGTTGCGGATGGGGGCAGACGCTGGGGACAGGTGGAACtgtgggagagagggggggtgggagaggTAATGTTACAGCTCTGAGACTTGAGTGGAAAGGGTTAGGGCTGGGAGGTACTGCAGGAGATGTCAGGGCTGCGGGTGCATCAGCCTGCCAGTTTACTGGCAACCAGGGAGGGTTTCCTTTGGGCCAGGTCCTGGGGGGTGGGGATGTGGTCCCCTGTGATCTCGGTCTTCTCTGGTGCAGCTGTTGGCAACTGTTTGTTCTTTATCTTGGCTTTAGCCATGTTGTAGTCGCCCGAGTCAAAGTACTTTTGCTGTAGAGAGACATAAAACTCACATTTTAAACTGAACTGTGAGAAATGAACAGCCCCACTGATTAATGCACACAGTTAATAGTGAGTTTTCAATTTTataaatgtcaaagaaaaactAGTTAGATTGCATATCCATTCGATTATATCTGTGcaaattattcttattatatcattgtacatttctttgtaaaaacaatttctattttcattcaattaatgtttttatttgtctcatttCTACTGTCCATCTAAACTTTTTAATTAATGGAGTTTCCCCGCAAAAGTTTTTCACTCATTCATGTTGTTCAAACTGACAATAAACATCTTGAATGATCTTGAGAAATGAACTGAGTATACAGTATGTAACATATAGAAGTTTGTTAGTATCTTAAGCCCATTTTTCAAGACTAGTCTTGCTTATAATTAACTAGATGGTTACATTAACTGCAAGACAGCAAATGGCAAAAATTGTCATCTTATTTTGAAGGTATCCTGTGGAGTTTCCCGATCGACTGGCTGCACTAGGGAGCATTGGACTTTGTTTTTGGTCCCGTTTGAATCATACACACAAAAGGAGACACGTGACGACATACACAATTTTGTGCCAACAAACGCATTGAACAAGTCTGTTTGCAAGTGAACAGTTGTAAATGCTTTGGAAGCGGAGGAAACACTCAGTGTGTTTATTAACCTGGAGGATACAGACCATGGATTTGAGTTGGAATCACGGAATTTAAACAACTTCTATTTGTTTACGACAACCAGCACCACAGGGCAGCGACAGTAActaattattattctttattgGTGAAATTGtcaattgttattttatttatttattaactttgaCCATAAAATGTCCTAAACTTTGACAAATGTAcagcacatatatatatattataaccACTTGGTCTCATCAAGCTGAGTTAAGTGGaatgatgatgaaattaaattctattttatttgtatagtgccaaatcataacaaaTCATTACATTAAATGAGCCAATTCTATTCAAGTTTTACAACTGCTCCTTGTTagacttgtttgttttaactgataaatatcaaaatgaataagaaaatgaattaGGTACAAAGGAGAAACAGTCGGTTTTCAGTATAGTCTTCATTTTTCAATTACTTTAATTATGGATTATTCAATTGGTAACTTGgttgaaataaatgtcaaactaatAATTGCAAGTCTCCATCACAAGTTATTACTAGAACCTGAAATTATAACTTcaattgtgtgtttctgctggtgAGGAAGCAAAGATTTCACTAAGTcatgaaaacagagagaacccTCACATTCGAGAGGCAGcaacagtgttttatttatattttcatttgacatgAACAGTCATTTTAAGGACTGTCCACAAACACTATATATAGCATAATAAAACCTCCAATACCACTAACCCTCATTGCCAATTAAAATGAGGTACACTTAGCTAAAATTAATCATCTAAAACAATAACCCTGCATTAAATACTGTCATTGTGAAGGTTGAAAAGTCCAGGCTTTGGTAAAACAGAAGCGCTGACAATTCCACTGCATGATCATTTGGGACCTGTAGCTGGTGGTGTGGTTGTTTTGAACTATAGTATACTGTGAGGTATGTCTAAGATTTATTCTACCCCTGTTTAAGCAACTTACATTTTGAAATTGTCTAGTAAGGGAACCTGGAGTTATTTCATCAAGCATAGATTCTGATAAGCCCTGAAAACTCTGTGATGACACAACACAAGAATGTCAGTAAGTCTGATTGTTtagcagacaaacacaagagaTAACTCACCCCTTTTTGGAGGCGCTTGCGAAGCAGATCAGATCCCCCGGGTTTATTTCCTAACATTGGGTATCTGGACTTCAGTTTAGCCTCCTCTACCTTCTCCGGGCTGATCACCTTGTCCTGGACCTCCTGGAGACAAGCAGAAGCATGAGGCTGTGAGATGACTTCATGCTCCAAAAGCACAGTTACTGCACAACAAGTGAGCACATTCACCAGGTGCCTCCAAGCTCCCACTGAAATATGTGTCAGCTTATGGCACTGCAGTATAGAAATAACCTGGCTGACTCCATATTAGACCTCCACACACTTTTACTACAACAATCTGAATAAGATCTGTGCAATAATACTTAACTCATCTGATTTACCATAGCTAGCCTCATTGGTGTTAGCAAGTGTGTTTACCATTCACCTGTCAGGTTTAAATGACCATTACATCGGTTGTGTGGGCTACATGTGTTTAGTGGTCAGCTGGGATtgatgctaacatgctaacccTTGCATTTACTGCTCAAACCTTATACTGTCACTACGGACAACTTTGATTGTTAGCTATGTAGCAGGGAAACGGTGGTAACCACTGGGAGCTGAAAATAATAGTGTTGTTTCAAAACACAGTGTAGACATTTGTTGATTTGAGCtaggctaacgttagcagctGAGCTAACCGTAGCCGATGAATTGCCAGTGTTTGAATGTCATGACAGTTAGCCTGGCAGGTGGAGAGCTGCTAACATTAGCTCGTGACAGCTCTGACATTTACACCAACCACCTGAAACCCTCGCTCCGTTATCAGCCCGAGAAACGTCTGAGCAGCTAGCCGCTAACGCAGTGTCGTTACGCGGGTGGAT
This genomic stretch from Hippoglossus hippoglossus isolate fHipHip1 chromosome 3, fHipHip1.pri, whole genome shotgun sequence harbors:
- the LOC117758270 gene encoding cAMP-regulated phosphoprotein 19-like — translated: MSGDNEDTQTAEDTSVDEKEVQDKVISPEKVEEAKLKSRYPMLGNKPGGSDLLRKRLQKGQKYFDSGDYNMAKAKIKNKQLPTAAPEKTEITGDHIPTPQDLAQRKPSLVASKLAG